The sequence GTTCTTGCAAGAACCTTTGTTAGAAAACCAGCTGATCTCGTTTTCTCCAGGAATTGGCGGCGTCTTGTTGCTCGTCGCATCAGCGATCCTGCTTATAGGCGCCTTAGTTGCAGCATGGTGGTTTAAAAAGACAGTGATCGTCGGAATGCTGTTAGCCGTATGGACACTTGTCACTTACAGCGGGCTTATGATTAGCGCTGGCCCTGGCGACATTCCAGTGAACTTGACGGTGCATGATACGATTGAAGAGGCGATTGCGGTCGGCCATGAAAACGAACAAGTAGAGTTATTGGCCGTATTTGAAGAGGAACAAGAAGAAGTTTTTGCTGTTTACCAAATTAATGAACGCCATTTAGCGGCGGAACGGTTGAAAGTGGAAGACGATGGCTACCGCAAGTATTTGGATGCTTCCGTCGAAATTGAAAACGGCTTTTTAACAGGCGGTGACCAATTTATGGACACATTTATGTTTACCACAAATGATTGGGTAGACAATGAACGGGCAAGTACGTATGTTTCTTTAGGGTATGCAGACAAAGACATTGAATCTGTGGAAATTGAGCTTGATGGCGAAAGGCGTGAGGCGAACGTCAAAAACCATGTCTTTATCCATGTAGAATCGACCAATGAAACGTTTCCAGAGGCCCATCGCTACTTAATCAACCCGATTAATGGCAAGGATGTCGAAGTGGAAAAACGCCAATTTATCCACGAAGGGCATTCCCATTAATAGAAAGGAAGGAACTAGCGTGGCGCAAGACAGACAACAATCCATCCAGGCAGAAGCCGCGCTCTGGCGGAAACGTTTGGCAAGAAACGACGCAACCGAGCCCATGTCTGCCAATGAACTCGTTGAGCTAGCGCGGTACCGGTTCGAGCGGCACAAACAGATTGACTCGTTTGTGTACCAATGGTTAAAAGAAGCGGAGGAAATGGGCGCTTCTAAGCAAATTGTCAACCTGCTGAAGCAGCGTGGTCAAGCAACAGAGTGGGTAGAAGCTGAACTGATCCCGAAACAATGGCCACACCTCCGCGAAACCGACCAACTCCGCGGCAAACAACAAGCAATTGCTCGCATTCAAGAACAAGCAGACCGGTTTCTGGCAAATTGGGAGCAGACGGAATTGGCTGGAAATGGGGAACTTGAGGACGTTGCCAGCGCATTTTTCGATCAAGCGCAAGCTCTTGCTGATACAGCTTCACAACTGCTTGAAAGCTTTCAAGGTCAATACTATTCGAAGCCATTGTTTCAAACGCTAAAACAACTTGTGGTTGGGGCGACAACACTTGGGCAGCGATTTTATGAACAGGCTGCTAAATTAGCCAAGTCGCAAGAACATCAGTCTGCTTTAGCTGAGCTCGATGAGATGGTCGGCCTTGCAGACGTGAAGGCAAGGATTCATAAACTGTACGTGTTTTTAAAGTACCAACAGGAACGGAAAAAGCGTGGACTGCAAACAAAGCAGTTGCTTAATTTGAATATGATCATGACAGGAAACCCCGGAACAGGAAAAACAACTTTAGCAAGGCTGCTTGCTAAAATTTATTATGAGTTGGGCATTCTCTCTAAACCAGAAGTGTATGAAGTAGACCGAGCCCAACTGGTTGCTGGCTATGTCGGGCAAACAGAAGAGCAAACAATGGCAGCAATTGAGCGTGCTGCTGGCGGCGTCCTCTTTATTGACGAAGCATACAGTTTAAAACGAGCTGGTCAAGGAGGCAATGATTACGGGCAAGCGGTTATTGATACGCTTGTATCGGCGATGACAAGCGGCAAGTATGCAGGAAATTTTGCCGTTATCCTAGCAGGCTACCCAAAAGAAATGGCTACGTTTATACGTTCCAACCCAGGGCTAAGGAGTCGTTTTCCAGAACAAAATCAACTTCATTTGCAAAACTACACGGAAAGTGAATTGCTGGATATAGCTGAAACGATAGCGCTGGAAAACGACTTTATTTTCACCGAACAAGCCTTAAAAAAAGTATCAGCGGAAATTGAACGGGCAAAAATCGACCAGTCGTTTGGCAATGCTCGTGTTGTCGAAAACATTGTCCGTGCCGCTATTTTTGAAAAAGGGGCTTCTGGCAGTGGCGAGTCAGAGGCAGATTTGGTATTGCTTGATGAAACGCATATTCAATCGACAGCGCCTCAACGGGCCGCGGATGCTCTTTCACGCCTTGATGCACTTATCGGGCTCGAAGAAGTGAAGCGAGAAGTAAAAAAACTGACTGCGTACGCGAAAGTAAAAGAAGCACGGCGTGACATCGGCTTAGCCGTACCGCCTATGCCGCTCCATACAGTGTTTTCAGGGGCTCCTGGCACAGGGAAAACGACAGTAGCCAGGCTTTATGCGGAAGCACTAAACCAAATTGGTTTGTTGAAAAAGGGCCATGTAGTCGAAGTTTCTCGCAGCGATCTCGTTAGCGGGTTTGTAGGGCAGACGGCATTGAAAACAGAGAGAGTGATTGAAGATGCCCTTGGCGGCGTTTTGTTTATTGATGAAGCGTATTCTCTGGCGCAAGGCGGCGCGAATGACTATGGCAAGGAAGCGTTGACCGCATTAACGCAAGCAATGACGACCCATGAAGCCAACTTAGTTGTCGTCTTTGCTGGCTATGGCAAAGAAATGGCGCAGCTGTTAACAAGCAATCCAGGTCTCCAATCGCGCGTGCGCAAAACCATCCATTTTCCAGATTATACGCCCGACGAACGATACGAGATGCTACTCACCAAAGCAAAAAGCTATCGGTATGAATGGTCGCAACCAGCACTTGATCTTCTAAAAGGCCATTTTAAATCAGCGAATAGGGGAGGCAATGGCCGCTACGTCATGAAAGTGTTTGAAGCCATCATCCAAGAGCAGGCTCTGCGTGTGGCCCATATAGAGGTTGGCCAACCTGGATTTATGCGAATTGAGAAAGAAGATGTAGAGCGAGCATTGTCAACCAACGAGCATGAACGTCTATAGCAATAGCCCCTCTAGCGTATCGCTTTAGGGGCTATTGCTTTACTGCGAAAACGAGTTATGTGCAAAAAAGGGGTTTAGTTGTTTGGCGAACGGTTATTTATAAAATAGTGGAGAGATAGAAGGATGATAGGACTATGACCTTTTGCTTATACTGGCGCTTTAAGGGCAAAGTGGAGCGGAAATGTTTTTAGGAATAGAGCGACCTGTGTTATACTGATGGAAAACTTGAGTAAAGGGTTTGGTGGGAGAAAGGAGGGGAAGTAGTGGCCCATAAAGTGCAAACAAAAATTGTCCCTCAGTATGCTGACACCGACATGATGGGCGTCGTATACCATGCAAACTACTTGAAATATTTCGAACTTGGTCGTACCGCTTATATTGAAGATGCCGGTTACAGTTACGTAAAGATGGAGGAAGATGGCTACTTTGCTCCTGTGTATGATGTGCAAGCAACTTACCGCAAAGCGCTTCGCTACGGAGATACGGCAATCGTGGAGACGCGTCTTTCCCTAAATGACGGCGTTAAAACCGTTTATGCCTACGATATTACGAACCAAAACGGGGAGCTATGTGTAACAGGGTCGACGACACATGTGATTGTGAAAAAAGACACGTTCAAGCCAGTTCCTTTTAAACGGGCGTTCCCTGAGTGGTACCAACGTTATGAAGAGTTGAAGGAGCAATAAAATGGCGTTTGGCATTAACCGTACGGAACTAGAAGGCTGGAAAGCGAAAGCACGGGCAGGGGAAATTGCGTTTCTGACCCATTATTGGCACGACCCGCGCTTTCCACAGGCGACTACTGTTACGAAGGCCGCTTGCGTCGATGTCTCTAAGTTAATTGAATGGGGCAAAACGTA is a genomic window of Shouchella clausii containing:
- a CDS encoding AAA family ATPase, producing the protein MAQDRQQSIQAEAALWRKRLARNDATEPMSANELVELARYRFERHKQIDSFVYQWLKEAEEMGASKQIVNLLKQRGQATEWVEAELIPKQWPHLRETDQLRGKQQAIARIQEQADRFLANWEQTELAGNGELEDVASAFFDQAQALADTASQLLESFQGQYYSKPLFQTLKQLVVGATTLGQRFYEQAAKLAKSQEHQSALAELDEMVGLADVKARIHKLYVFLKYQQERKKRGLQTKQLLNLNMIMTGNPGTGKTTLARLLAKIYYELGILSKPEVYEVDRAQLVAGYVGQTEEQTMAAIERAAGGVLFIDEAYSLKRAGQGGNDYGQAVIDTLVSAMTSGKYAGNFAVILAGYPKEMATFIRSNPGLRSRFPEQNQLHLQNYTESELLDIAETIALENDFIFTEQALKKVSAEIERAKIDQSFGNARVVENIVRAAIFEKGASGSGESEADLVLLDETHIQSTAPQRAADALSRLDALIGLEEVKREVKKLTAYAKVKEARRDIGLAVPPMPLHTVFSGAPGTGKTTVARLYAEALNQIGLLKKGHVVEVSRSDLVSGFVGQTALKTERVIEDALGGVLFIDEAYSLAQGGANDYGKEALTALTQAMTTHEANLVVVFAGYGKEMAQLLTSNPGLQSRVRKTIHFPDYTPDERYEMLLTKAKSYRYEWSQPALDLLKGHFKSANRGGNGRYVMKVFEAIIQEQALRVAHIEVGQPGFMRIEKEDVERALSTNEHERL
- a CDS encoding acyl-CoA thioesterase, giving the protein MAHKVQTKIVPQYADTDMMGVVYHANYLKYFELGRTAYIEDAGYSYVKMEEDGYFAPVYDVQATYRKALRYGDTAIVETRLSLNDGVKTVYAYDITNQNGELCVTGSTTHVIVKKDTFKPVPFKRAFPEWYQRYEELKEQ